The proteins below are encoded in one region of Methanofollis aquaemaris:
- a CDS encoding CoB--CoM heterodisulfide reductase iron-sulfur subunit A family protein has protein sequence MAEEKKQPRIGVFVCHCGTNIAGTIDVESVKDYAATLPNVIVADDYQYMCSTPGQAKIIDAIKDHDLTGIVVAACTPRLHEPTFRTATKEGGLNPFRFEMANIRDQNSWVHMHDPEGATAKAKDAIRIAAAKASLLEDLYPKSVPVEHAAMVVGAGVGGIQAALDLANAGIKTYLVEKNPTVGGRMSQLDKTFPTLDCSQCILTPKMVDVGRHPNIELHTYTEVESVDGYIGNFDITLRKKARGVMSQDEATAKGIVGGGCNGCGDCAAACPVIKPNPFEFGMAPRKAIYIFHPQVVPLVYTIDFDACVKCGLCVEACGEKKAIDLEMTDTFETVKVGTVILSTGYDMFEIEKKREWGYKQFDNVITSLEFERLICASGPTGGHLIRPSDGETPMKVAFVLCAGSRDNTGVGKPYCSRFCCMYSLKHAHQIMEKIPGCQPYIFYMDIRSFGKMYEEFYYRIQNEGAKFIRGRVANVLEDAKTKNLHVYAEDTLLGRPVDLEVDMVVLAAAVQPTENIDPVRKMFGVSCSQDGWMLEAHPKLNPCGTTTAGVFLAGVCQGPKDIPDTVAQAEGAASAASIPIHTGKVELEPYFAQCLEEKCAGCGMCISQCPYSALDLIEKDGKQVMHVTEAKCKGCGTCGGFCPGGAIYMQHFTTPQIVAQIDAFLLGGEQ, from the coding sequence ATGGCAGAAGAGAAGAAACAACCTAGAATTGGTGTGTTTGTGTGCCACTGCGGTACCAACATCGCCGGCACCATTGACGTGGAGTCAGTCAAGGACTATGCCGCGACCCTCCCGAACGTCATCGTCGCCGATGACTACCAGTATATGTGCTCGACCCCCGGCCAGGCAAAGATCATCGACGCCATCAAGGACCACGACCTGACTGGCATCGTCGTCGCCGCCTGTACGCCCCGTCTGCACGAACCGACCTTCAGAACGGCCACGAAAGAGGGCGGTCTCAACCCGTTCAGGTTCGAGATGGCCAACATCCGTGACCAGAACTCCTGGGTCCACATGCATGACCCTGAAGGCGCCACGGCAAAGGCAAAGGATGCCATCAGGATCGCCGCTGCAAAGGCGTCCCTCCTCGAAGATCTGTACCCCAAGAGCGTGCCGGTCGAGCACGCAGCCATGGTCGTCGGCGCTGGTGTCGGCGGTATTCAGGCCGCACTCGACCTGGCGAACGCCGGGATCAAGACCTACCTTGTCGAGAAGAACCCGACCGTCGGCGGACGCATGTCCCAGCTCGACAAGACCTTCCCGACCCTCGACTGTTCGCAGTGTATCCTCACCCCGAAGATGGTGGACGTAGGACGTCACCCGAACATCGAGCTCCACACCTACACCGAGGTCGAATCAGTCGACGGATATATCGGCAACTTCGACATCACCCTCAGAAAGAAGGCCCGGGGCGTCATGAGCCAGGACGAAGCCACGGCCAAGGGCATCGTCGGCGGCGGCTGCAACGGCTGCGGCGACTGTGCGGCGGCCTGTCCGGTCATCAAGCCCAACCCCTTCGAGTTCGGGATGGCGCCGAGAAAGGCGATCTACATCTTCCACCCGCAGGTCGTGCCTCTGGTCTACACCATCGACTTCGACGCCTGCGTGAAGTGCGGGCTCTGTGTCGAGGCCTGTGGCGAGAAGAAGGCCATCGACCTGGAGATGACGGACACCTTCGAGACCGTCAAGGTCGGCACCGTCATTCTCTCCACCGGGTACGACATGTTCGAGATCGAGAAGAAGCGCGAGTGGGGCTACAAGCAGTTCGACAACGTCATCACCTCGCTCGAGTTCGAGCGCCTCATCTGTGCCTCCGGTCCGACCGGCGGTCACCTGATCCGTCCGTCCGACGGCGAGACCCCGATGAAGGTCGCCTTCGTGCTCTGTGCCGGGTCCCGTGACAACACCGGGGTCGGCAAGCCGTACTGCAGCCGGTTCTGCTGCATGTACTCGCTCAAGCACGCCCACCAGATCATGGAAAAGATCCCGGGCTGTCAGCCATACATCTTCTACATGGACATCAGGTCATTCGGCAAGATGTACGAGGAGTTCTACTACCGTATCCAGAACGAGGGCGCGAAGTTCATCCGCGGCCGTGTCGCCAACGTCCTTGAGGACGCGAAGACGAAGAACCTCCACGTCTATGCTGAGGACACGCTCCTCGGGCGCCCGGTCGATCTCGAGGTCGACATGGTTGTCCTTGCAGCAGCGGTTCAGCCCACCGAGAACATCGACCCTGTCAGGAAGATGTTCGGCGTCTCCTGTTCGCAGGACGGCTGGATGCTTGAGGCTCACCCGAAGCTCAACCCGTGCGGCACCACGACTGCCGGTGTCTTCCTTGCCGGTGTCTGTCAGGGCCCGAAAGATATCCCCGACACAGTCGCCCAGGCCGAGGGTGCGGCATCCGCAGCATCCATCCCGATCCACACGGGTAAGGTCGAGCTCGAACCCTACTTCGCCCAGTGCCTTGAAGAGAAGTGCGCTGGCTGCGGTATGTGCATAAGCCAGTGCCCGTATTCCGCTCTCGACCTCATCGAGAAGGACGGCAAG
- the hdrB gene encoding CoB--CoM heterodisulfide reductase subunit B: protein MHEYAFFLGCIAPNRYPGCEAAAIRTSRNVGIELLPLKGASCCPAPGAFGAVDLRVWYAMAARNICLAEEMNRDIALICNGCYKSIYEVNERLKEDDELRDEANEVLAEIDMEFKGSIDVYHLAELYYDPKVCGVEKIRESVVRPLDNTKIAVHYGCHLLKPLKERRFDDSENPMWIEALVEAVGAEPVQYRNKMQCCGAGGGVRGFDLAHSLDITNEKLININEAGADALTEVCPFCQLQFDRGQIEIKEKFGIEWGIPVLHYNELLGLAQGMSPQELALDLHAIDCKPFLDKVL, encoded by the coding sequence ATGCACGAGTATGCGTTTTTCCTCGGGTGCATCGCACCGAACCGTTACCCAGGCTGTGAAGCAGCCGCCATCAGGACGAGCCGGAACGTCGGCATCGAACTTCTCCCACTGAAGGGCGCGAGCTGCTGCCCGGCACCGGGTGCGTTCGGCGCAGTCGACCTCCGCGTCTGGTACGCGATGGCCGCCCGCAACATCTGTCTTGCCGAAGAGATGAACCGCGACATTGCCCTCATCTGCAATGGTTGCTACAAGTCCATCTACGAGGTCAACGAGCGTCTCAAGGAAGACGACGAACTCCGCGACGAAGCCAACGAAGTCCTCGCCGAGATCGACATGGAGTTCAAGGGCTCCATCGACGTCTACCACCTCGCCGAACTCTACTACGACCCCAAGGTCTGCGGTGTCGAGAAGATCCGCGAGTCCGTGGTCAGACCCCTCGACAACACCAAGATCGCAGTCCACTACGGCTGCCACCTCCTCAAGCCACTGAAGGAACGCCGGTTCGACGATTCCGAGAACCCGATGTGGATCGAGGCACTCGTAGAAGCAGTCGGCGCAGAGCCGGTCCAGTACCGCAACAAGATGCAGTGCTGCGGTGCAGGCGGTGGTGTCCGTGGCTTCGACCTGGCCCACTCGCTGGACATCACGAACGAGAAGCTGATCAATATCAACGAGGCAGGGGCCGACGCCCTCACCGAGGTCTGCCCGTTCTGTCAGCTTCAGTTCGACCGCGGCCAGATCGAGATCAAGGAGAAGTTCGGCATCGAATGGGGCATCCCGGTGCTCCACTATAATGAACTGCTGGGCCTTGCCCAGGGAATGAGTCCCCAGGAACTTGCACTTGACCTCCACGCCATAGATTGCAAGCCATTCCTGGACAAGGTTCTGTAA
- the hdrC gene encoding CoB--CoM heterodisulfide reductase subunit C → MAKGYNDPAMEEKFQDRYFHATTESNPEFIKEVERLGRTPAHMCFQCGTCTGSCPSAPRSSYRIRKFMRRAVLGLEREALTDPDLWLCTTCYSCSDRCPRDIAPTDVIMAMRNLAFKEDIVPRNFLKTIQLIYNTGHGVPNNDVNRAARVKLGLEAEPETTHKYPEFIPGIQKILDHYHMKENADRILSEGEQ, encoded by the coding sequence ATGGCAAAAGGATATAATGACCCTGCAATGGAAGAGAAGTTCCAGGACAGGTATTTCCACGCTACAACGGAAAGCAACCCCGAATTTATCAAGGAAGTAGAGCGCCTCGGCCGTACCCCGGCACACATGTGCTTCCAGTGCGGTACCTGCACCGGTTCCTGTCCCTCGGCCCCCCGGTCGAGCTACCGGATCAGGAAGTTCATGCGCCGCGCAGTCCTCGGGCTCGAGAGAGAGGCCCTGACCGACCCGGACCTCTGGCTCTGCACCACCTGCTACAGTTGCAGTGACCGGTGCCCGCGTGACATTGCCCCGACCGACGTCATCATGGCAATGCGCAACCTCGCGTTCAAGGAGGACATCGTACCCAGGAACTTCCTCAAGACGATCCAGCTCATCTACAACACTGGTCACGGCGTGCCCAACAACGACGTGAACCGCGCTGCCCGTGTCAAACTGGGTCTTGAGGCCGAGCCTGAAACGACCCACAAGTACCCCGAGTTCATCCCGGGCATCCAGAAGATCCTGGACCACTATCACATGAAAGAAAATGCAGACAGAATCCTCTCAGAGGGTGAGCAGTAA